The Chlorocebus sabaeus isolate Y175 chromosome 18, mChlSab1.0.hap1, whole genome shotgun sequence sequence aactgAATTACAATCTCCTGTGTGGTACtggtgtttttggtttgtttgttgttgttgttgttttttaatgaacagggtcttgctctgttgcccaggctggagtgcaatgatgggatcatagctcattgtagcctcaaactcctgggctcaagtgatgcttccacctctgcctcccaaagtgttgggattacagccgtgagccaccacgcctggctccagTGTGGTTTTAATGTAGCATAAGAGCTTACCACTGATTAAAAAACTTTTTCATACTCATCAATAATGAATAGCATTCATTAGATTTTTTCCTGGTATGGTGTCTCTGGTACTGAATAGAGTTGAAGTATATACTAAAGGTTTTCTCACATTCATCACATTTTAACTGTCTTCCCCACAATGGACTTCCTCATGAATAGTAAGTTCAGAGAGTTGGCTAAAACTTCTCCTGCACTGAACACACTGGTAAGGTTTCTCCCCAGCATGGATTTTCTGGTGTTCAATAAGATCTGTGCATGTgctaaaggctttcccacatgcCTCACACTTATACGGCTTTTCACCAGTGTGTATTTTTTGATGGTTAATGAGATCAGAACGCCGACTAAAGCTTTTGCCACACTCATCACATGGATTTGGTTTCTCCCCAGTGTGGATTCTCTGGTGTACGGTAAGAGCTGAGCACTGACTGAAAGCCTTCCTGCACTCACTGCATTTATATGGTTTTTCCCCAGTGTGGATTCTCTGGTGTTTAATGAGGTCTGAGTTCTGACTGAAACTTTTGCTGCACTGTGTGCATGGATATgatttttctccagtgtgaattctctgatgaaGAATAAGGTCAGAACTCTGACTGAAGGCTTTCTTACAACTATTGCAATGATAAGGCTTTTCACCAGAGTGTACTCTCTGATGTTTAGTGAGGTCTGAGCTTTGACTAAAAGTTTTATCACACTGATTACATGcatatggtttctctccagtgtgtaTTCTTTGATGCTTAACAAGATCTGAACGGCGACTAAAGCTTTTAGTACAATCACTACATggataaggtttctctccagtgtggattCTCTGATGAAGAATAAGGTTGGAGCTCTGACTAAAGGTTTTCCCACATTCatcacattcatagggtttctcacctGTATGAATTCTGTGATGTTTAACAAGATCCGATCTTCGACTAAACATTTTATTGCACTGATTACATGggtaaggcttctctccagtgtgaattcgtTGATGATTAATAAGATCTGAAAGCCTACTGAAGGTTTTGCTACATTGATCACAAggatagggtttctctccagtatgaatcctCTGATGTAAAATAAGGACTGAGCTCTGAttaaaagctttcccacattcattacatttatagggtttctctccagtgtggatCCTTCGATGTTTAATAAGGTCTGAATTCTGACTGAAACTTTTGCTACACTGATTACATGGATATGGTTTCTCCCCAGTGTGGATTCTCTGATGCAGAATAAGATCTGAGCTctgactgaaggctttcccacacacATCACATTTATATGGTTTCTCCCCAGTGTGGATTCTTTGATGTTTTATCACATCAGAACTCTGACTAAAATGTTTGTTACACTGGTTACAAGtataaggcttctctccagtatggatTCTCTGATGTTTAACCAGATCTGAGCGCTGGCTAAAACTTCTACTACAATGACTGCACTGATAGGGTTTTTCTCCCGTATGGATTCTCTGATGTATAATAAGATCTGAGCTctgactgaaggctttcccacactcaTCACATTTATAAGGTTTTTCACCGGTGTGGACTCTTTGGTGTTTAATAAGGTCTGAGCTCCGACTGAAACTTTTAATACACCAATTACAAGAATAGGGTTTCtccccagtatgaattctctgatgcaGAACCAGGGCTGAGCTCACACTAAAGGCCTTTTCACACTTATcacattcataaggtttctcaCAATGGGTTCTTCGATGCCTAAAAAGGCTTGTACTCCAAACAAAGCTTTGCCCATATTTGTCACAGTTATGAGGTCTCCTTTTAAAGACGTTCTgatctttttcatttaatttatccCCAAATTCACAGAATTCTCTGCCTTCACAATCCTGGAGAACATTCTCTCTGAGACTGCTAGACTCTTCTGTCAATGGTTCGATTTTTGCTGTAATTCCCTCCTCTGAAGCTGGCTTTCCAATCTTGGTCTTGTTCTCACCATCTGGaacaataaacaaaatccaaATGGAATGCGTTCTGTATATTGTAAGAAAGTTTCAGGTGACACAGATTAGTATTTGTCCATAAAATGTGATCACAGTGTGAGTATTCCAAAAAATGAACATTACCCTCTGAGGAAACCTAGAAAGATTCAATAAGTAAGGGATCACATTAATCATTTATAGAAGTGATGTACCAGATATGCTCTGTATGTTTGTCACAGGAGATCTAGGAATACTGAAGCCTAATTAGTGATTAGTAAATTGTGACTAAATCCTGGAACGAATACATAAgtattttattaacatatataaGGCAAGCAGGGTgaatctcaaaaaagataaagaagttgGTTGGGCTTTATCTAGTACTACCCAGGGATTTGGGCTAAAAGTATGGtattaacaaaaaagagaaaaagaaaaacaaggaaaagaaaatgcttcaaTTACTTTGTTTGCATCTTCTCTATCAATTTTTAGAAATGGTACACAGTTGATTGTTAATACACCAGTGGAACATGTACTATGTTCTCAACACCTTATATAATAAAGCCACAAACGAGAATGATCCCAGTCCTTAAGTACAGCAATCACTTCAATATTGAGTTTTCATAAAACTGTTGGAATTTATTATGTGAAAACAT is a genomic window containing:
- the LOC119618487 gene encoding uncharacterized protein; translation: MEIQFNYEPQEHHLLSDGENKTKIGKPASEEGITAKIEPLTEESSSLRENVLQDCEGREFCEFGDKLNEKDQNVFKRRPHNCDKYGQSFVWSTSLFRHRRTHCEKPYECDKCEKAFSVSSALVLHQRIHTGEKPYSCNWCIKSFSRSSDLIKHQRVHTGEKPYKCDECGKAFSQSSDLIIHQRIHTGEKPYQCSHCSRSFSQRSDLVKHQRIHTGEKPYTCNQCNKHFSQSSDVIKHQRIHTGEKPYKCDVCGKAFSQSSDLILHQRIHTGEKPYPCNQCSKSFSQNSDLIKHRRIHTGEKPYKCNECGKAFNQSSVLILHQRIHTGEKPYPCDQCSKTFSRLSDLINHQRIHTGEKPYPCNQCNKMFSRRSDLVKHHRIHTGEKPYECDECGKTFSQSSNLILHQRIHTGEKPYPCSDCTKSFSRRSDLVKHQRIHTGEKPYACNQCDKTFSQSSDLTKHQRVHSGEKPYHCNSCKKAFSQSSDLILHQRIHTGEKSYPCTQCSKSFSQNSDLIKHQRIHTGEKPYKCSECRKAFSQCSALTVHQRIHTGEKPNPCDECGKSFSRRSDLINHQKIHTGEKPYKCEACGKAFSTCTDLIEHQKIHAGEKPYQCVQCRRSFSQLSELTIHEEVHCGEDS